The following coding sequences lie in one Paenibacillus durus ATCC 35681 genomic window:
- a CDS encoding LysR family transcriptional regulator → MDIGLLKVFRAVAEEGSISKAAQSLNYVQSNVTARIQQLEQELKTPLFYRHSRGITLTSAGQTLMTYTEKILNLLEEAEKAVLDSPIPKGSITVGSDTTAAIRLPSILSAYRGKFPEVEVHLDIGSTDHLINAVLQYSVNGAFVDGPIEHPDIVQELIINERLGLIIPETMDFRGLRTIQDKTLLILNPDCMYRLRFEEWLRDEGYRLAKVMQFGTMEGLLGCVKAGIGFAVLPVSYYNKLNVKDGIRCYPFPERYREVPTVFIRRRDLYMTSAFHKFIEELKEHLPEALSCRPGFGILE, encoded by the coding sequence ATGGATATTGGACTTCTGAAGGTGTTCAGGGCGGTCGCCGAGGAAGGAAGCATTTCAAAAGCGGCCCAGAGTCTTAACTATGTACAATCGAATGTGACGGCAAGAATTCAGCAGTTGGAGCAGGAGCTGAAGACTCCGCTCTTTTACCGGCACAGCCGGGGGATCACGCTGACCTCCGCGGGTCAGACCCTTATGACGTATACCGAGAAGATTTTAAACCTGCTGGAGGAGGCGGAAAAAGCGGTTCTGGATTCGCCCATTCCCAAGGGCTCCATTACGGTTGGCTCCGATACGACGGCGGCGATACGCTTGCCCTCTATTTTATCCGCCTATCGCGGCAAATTTCCTGAGGTTGAAGTCCATCTGGATATCGGATCAACCGATCATCTCATCAATGCCGTCCTGCAGTATTCCGTTAACGGAGCCTTTGTCGATGGGCCAATCGAGCATCCGGACATTGTTCAGGAGCTTATCATTAACGAGCGTTTGGGTCTTATCATACCGGAGACGATGGATTTTCGCGGGCTCCGAACCATTCAGGACAAGACACTGCTGATCTTGAACCCGGACTGCATGTATCGGCTGCGGTTTGAGGAGTGGCTCCGGGACGAAGGTTACCGTCTAGCCAAAGTCATGCAGTTCGGAACGATGGAAGGGCTGCTGGGCTGTGTAAAAGCGGGGATCGGCTTTGCCGTACTGCCTGTATCTTATTACAATAAGCTGAATGTCAAGGACGGCATCCGGTGCTATCCTTTTCCGGAGAGGTATCGGGAAGTTCCGACGGTTTTTATACGGCGGCGCGATCTGTACATGACGAGCGCCTTTCATAAATTTATCGAGGAGTTAAAGGAACATCTGCCGGAAGCGTTATCGTGCAGACCGGGCTTCGGAATCTTAGAGTAA
- a CDS encoding IS1182 family transposase codes for MPYIEGEDRHQIHLLPNTLDDFVEEENPVRVIDAYVDSLALEELGFQVYSGTKSGQKPYRREDLLKLYLYCYMNGIRSSRKMETETKRNIELMWLISKLHPDHGTLSAFMKNNQTAIKKLFKEFTLLLKGFGLIDGQLVAIDGTKLKANCSKKQHFNANIVSKKLEYIDEKIDAYLHDFLMEDNRQKKQEITEKLEVYQERMHELQVIKQKLKETGEKQLCVTDPDAKSMKNNGKHEVCFNVQTAVDSKYKLIVDCDTVNDVNDQGQLSNMAEKTKQVFHDQKTTILADTGYYNYLEIIDVVDESTELLIKPQKGKQNKVESGFDKENFEYDAIDDRYICPLGYELPFKWNGKQNGKEYRRYTCEAFDICGQKESCTSAKGGRVVTRLKDEEVIERITENTRSQSNIYKQRTAIVEHPFGTMKRHLGYTYFLTRGLASVGTETHLICLAYNFKRLIKIKGVKDLIRLFSDQARSKSNMHDVYLSKIA; via the coding sequence CCCTGGAAGAATTGGGGTTTCAGGTGTATTCGGGCACCAAATCAGGGCAAAAACCTTATCGCAGGGAAGATCTTCTCAAGCTCTATCTTTACTGTTATATGAACGGCATCCGTTCCTCTCGCAAGATGGAAACCGAAACGAAAAGAAACATTGAACTGATGTGGCTAATTAGCAAGCTCCATCCGGACCACGGTACTTTATCTGCTTTCATGAAGAATAACCAAACGGCTATAAAAAAGCTGTTCAAAGAGTTCACCTTACTGTTAAAAGGTTTCGGGTTGATCGATGGTCAACTTGTCGCGATTGACGGCACAAAATTAAAGGCGAACTGCTCTAAAAAGCAACACTTTAATGCTAATATTGTCAGTAAGAAGCTAGAGTATATCGATGAAAAAATCGATGCCTATTTGCATGACTTTTTAATGGAGGACAATCGCCAAAAAAAGCAGGAAATCACGGAAAAGTTAGAGGTCTATCAAGAGAGAATGCACGAGTTGCAGGTAATTAAACAAAAACTCAAGGAAACAGGTGAAAAGCAGCTTTGTGTTACCGATCCGGATGCCAAATCAATGAAAAACAACGGGAAGCATGAAGTTTGTTTCAATGTTCAAACTGCGGTGGACAGCAAGTATAAACTGATCGTAGACTGCGATACGGTCAATGATGTCAACGATCAAGGACAGCTATCCAATATGGCGGAGAAAACAAAGCAAGTTTTCCATGATCAAAAAACTACAATTCTGGCCGATACAGGCTATTATAATTACCTTGAAATCATCGATGTTGTCGACGAAAGCACCGAACTCTTAATTAAGCCGCAAAAGGGAAAGCAAAACAAAGTGGAAAGCGGATTTGATAAAGAGAACTTTGAATATGACGCCATCGACGATAGATATATTTGCCCGTTGGGTTATGAATTACCCTTCAAATGGAATGGAAAACAAAATGGAAAAGAGTATAGGCGTTACACTTGCGAAGCCTTCGATATTTGCGGACAAAAAGAGTCCTGCACGTCTGCCAAAGGTGGAAGGGTGGTAACCAGACTTAAAGACGAAGAAGTGATCGAGCGGATTACCGAAAATACACGTAGTCAAAGTAATATTTATAAGCAAAGAACGGCAATCGTTGAGCACCCTTTCGGGACGATGAAACGTCACTTGGGCTATACATACTTTTTAACACGAGGGTTGGCATCAGTAGGTACTGAGACCCATTTGATTTGTCTTGCCTATAATTTCAAGAGACTGATTAAAATAAAGGGCGTGAAGGACCTCATACGTCTCTTCAGTGACCAAGCTCGTTCAAAATCTAATATGCACGACGTTTATTTGAGCAAAATTGCATAA